The window AGATATGCAAATGGGTCGCTTTGCCATCATTGGTCCTGATGATGTAGAAGAACCTGGCTACTTAGAGCATGTCTTCAATAAAACCGAAGAAGAAGCAGAGGATTTACGCGATTATTTAAACGAATTATTAGCATAGAAAAAGGACACTTGATGTAAATTCATCGAGTGTCCTTTTTTCTCCTATTCAGGTTCAGTAACTTTTTTTGCTTGCACAGTTTTTTTCAAAGGGGTACAAACTGTGATAAATAAAGCAATTACCGCCAAAATCGTCATGAAATAATATGCATCACTTGAAGCAAAAATGGAAGACAATGCATTAATTCCTTCAGTCGTACCTTGAGCAGTTAGATTTACTGCATAGTCTGTTTGTTTGGCTGTATAAATTGTTACAATAACTGCTGTACCAATCGCCCCTGCAATTTGGCGAACAGTATTATTTACTGCAGTACCATGTGTAACTAGCTCTTTCGGTAAAGCATTCAGTCCTGCCGTATTCAATGGCATTGTTATAAAGCTCAAACCGATACGCAAGAAAATCGTACGAATCATTAAGAATGTAAAGGTTGTTGTTTCACTTAAATCAGTGACAACCCACATTGAAGGTATGACAAAAAGTAAACCGATAATGAATAAGGGCTTTGCACCGTATCGGTCAAACAATTTCCCAGTAACTGGCGATAACAACGCGTTGATAATGGCCCCAGGTAGCAATAATAGACCCGCATCAAATGCAGTAAATCCTCGACCATTTTGCAAATAGATTGGCAATAAAATCATATCCGCATATAACATCATTGTTACAATAATGTTAATAAGGGACGTCATCGTAAAAATTTTATTTTGAAACACACGTACATCTAAGAATGGATCATTTGCTCGTAGCTGACGAATCGTAAAGAACATTAACACGATTACCCCACCGATGATTTCACTCAATACCCATGCATCGTCCCAACCATGACCACCTGCATTACTAAATCCATATAATACGAGCCCAAATCCTATTGTTGAAAGAATCACACTGAATACATCCAGTTCCGTTTTTGCTCCTTCAGTTACATTAACTAAAAACTTCACTGCTAGCAGAATGACAATGAAAACAAGAGGAATTATGCCAATGAATAACCAACGCCATGACACATATTCAATTATGAAACCCGATAATGTAGGTGCAATGGCTGGTGCAAAAATCATTGCGATCCCTATCAGTCCCATTGCACTTCCTCGTTTTTCAGCCGGGAAGATAACCATGACGATACTCATCATCAAAGGCATAATTATCCCTGCTCCAGCTGCTTGTATCATACGTCCCGTTAACAAAATTGAAAAATTAGGTGCAACAGCACAAAAAACTGATCCGATTAATAATAATAGCATCGAGCTAATAAATAACTGACGTGTTGAAAAACGCTTCATTAAAAAAGCCGTTACCGGAATTAATACCCCGTTAACGAGCATGAAACCTGTTGCCAACCATTGTACAGTTGTCCCATTAACGCTGAACACATCCATAAATTTACTTAGGGCAACGTTTAAAATGGTTTGATTTAAAATGGAGATAAAACCTCCAAGTAATAACACGAAAAGTAATACTTTCTTATTTATTTGTTGACTCATAGTTACCAATAGACCTCCCTTTACTTTATCAACACAGTGACGATAAAATGAATTTTAGCAACTTTTATATCAAGAAACCACCAACAGTTTTAAATAAACCGTCAACTATACAACACTTATTTAAAAATCGTTGATAAAGAACCGAGTTAATAGATAAAGGAAGGGTTTAAAATGTCATCAAAAAAAGAAGATCCACGTGCCATTCGTTCTAAACGTTTATTGAAAGAAGCCGTTATATCTATATTAATGGAAACACAGAGCCTACAGGAATTAACCGTTCAAAAAGTTACAGCAAGGGCTGAGTTAAATCGTGCCACATTCTACTTTCATTACTTAGATATGCGTGATTTGATGCGAAATGTTGTTTATGATATTTACGACGATCTGTCTATGAAATTATCACCATTGCTAGGTCTAGAGCGTGGAAATATGGAACACTTACTAACCTTTTTGGATTATTTTTATGAACATCGAAAATACCTTGCAGTGTTATTTGAAGAAAAAGCGTTCCAAAGAAAACTACACAATTTTATAATGGAATTCGTTCAAGCTCGTCGAGATGCACTAGCAATAGAGATGGATCGAGAAAACGTGTCAAAAGATATTATTGCTGCATCCATTCTTGGAATATTAATGTGGTGGATTCGTGATGGGAAAAATTATAGTTCTGAATACATTGCACAGCAAATGTCTGTATGGATTTTAAATAGGACATGACCTTCTCAACTGAAAGAAAACCACCGCGATCAGTTAATCGCGGTGGTTTTCTTTAGTTATCTCTGTATTTCAAAAAATACAATGAGTAGTTAACAAAATCAGTTTTCAACTTCCTCTGGAATATCTGGAACAGCTACTGCAACAGAATTAGATGACGACTCTAAATGTCTTGGCGCTTTTCCTGTTTTTCTTAAGATAAAGTAGGCACAGCCGAAGTTACAATACTCGTATAAATAATCTTCAAAAGTACTTATTCTCGTATCAAAGGTTGCTTTTTGATTTTTGTCTTCAAAAAAACCTTTTAAACGAAGCTGACCATATCCCCAATCGCCAACGATATAATCATATTTATTTAGGATATCAGAATATCTCGCTAAGAAAGCATCCTCTTTGAAACCCTCTCGGACATTTTCGATAATTTCATAAGTGTATCCTTCTGCTATAATCATCGAAATTCCCCCTATCTTTAAATCCTGTAAATTATTAGATTTATACTTCTTCTGCTTGTAATTGTCTTGCTTTAGTTGCCTCATTTACCTGCTCGTCCGCATGATAGCTACTACGAACTAATGGACCAGCTTGACAATGTTTGAAACCTTTTTCCATCGCAATATTACGAAGTTTTCCAAATTCTATTGGCGTATAGTATTTTTTAACAGGTAAATGTTTTTTCGATGGTTGTAGATATTGACCAATAGTCATGATATCCACATTGTTTGCTCTTAGATCATCCATAACTTCTATGATTTCATCCCATTCTTCACCTAAGCCAATCATAAGAGAAGATTTCGTTGGGATGTCTGGTTGCATTTCTTTTGCTCTTCTTAAGAATTCAAGTGAACGATCATATTTTGCACGCGCACGAACCCTTGGAGTTAGTCGACGAACCGTTTCGATATTATGGTTTAGAATATCTGGTCTTGCATCCATTAACAACTTTAAGTTTTCTTCCAATCCACCTAAATCAGAAGGAAGTACTTCGACAGAAGTTTGAGGTGTCTTACGTCGAATTGCTCGAACCGTTTCAGCTAATACGCCGGCTCCACCATCTTTCAGGTCATCACGAGCAACCATTGTTATGACAACATGTTTTAAGTTCATTATTTCAACAGAATCTGCAACACGTTCTGGCTCAGCTAAATCCAATTCATTTGGTAGACCTGTCTTAACCGCACAAAAACGACATGCACGGGTACAAACATCTCCAAGAATCATCATAGTCGCTGTTCTTCTTTCACCCCAGCATTCATGAATATTTGGACAACGTGCTTCCTCGCAAACTGTGTGCAAGTTCTTCTCACGCATTAGTTTCTTTAAGCCTTTATATTCATCGTTCGTATTGAGTTTTATTTTTAACCATTCGGGTTTTCGTAGGATTTGCTCTTTCTCGTTAGCAGGTTTACTTGTCATTACTATTCATCCCCTATCAATAATAGAAAGCTTTGCTTATCTAAAAGAACTATAGTGATAAGCCTTCGTTGCACTTTGCAAGACTAGGAAAGTTCTATACTTTCTAATCTGCTAAACAAAAATATACATACTGATGTCAATGTAACACATTATCTCAATCGAAAACAACTAACTTTCGCTAAGTTTAATGAGAAAAGACTTATCATGTGCAGTTTCCCGCTAATTTGAAGGGACTGGTACCTCAATGGAAGGCTGTGCTCCATCCCCACCATTTGTATAAATGTGAGGGACCTGGCCACGAACCAAGCCGATTGCAACTGGAATTGTTTGCTCTACTGTAGATTGTTGGCTGGCAAATGGAATAATAATTTGAACATTCACCTGCAGATCAATATTTACTTCCACTAGTGCATTATTTATCCCGAACTCTTTAAAGGATGTAGAAACGTTACTCGCAACATTTCCAATGATATGAAAACGAATTGGAATTCTAGGACCTAGATTTCCTAGTAGTGGGAGGTTAAGGGCTTGGGCAACCGGTACAAAAAAAACAATCCCATCCCCTTTTTGAATTTCACTTACATCATATTCCACATTTTCAAGATCTGGTAATTGGGATAAATCTCCCTGTTCCGCTAATTCTAAATGTTCCTTAACTAACGCGGTTGTTTCGGCTCGAACTTGATTGATAATTTCTGTATTAAATTTTGTCGTCACCATATAGTCTGACTCGGAAGGTAAGTCCTCTATTATTTCATTTACATCTAATACGCTTGATGTTCTCGAATTAATGGCTTTACTTACGACATGAGCTGCAATTTTATTCGTTTGTACTTCTGCATAATCAACATACGTTGGCATTAACCGAGCATTCAATATGTATAGGAATGCAAAAATCCCAATGGCAAAACTAACCGCGAACAGCACAAACCGATTGGACAATCTGCGCTTTTTAAAATTCTGTTTCTTCCCTACAGATAACATCATTCTCTTTGGTCGTCGAGAAAACAAAAAATCTCCTCCTGCTCCAATTTATGAACAGGAGAAGATAACTATTCAACTTCCAATATATATTCCGTTTCAACTTTTTCAATTGCTATATTGGGTTCTTCAATCAAATTAAGTTGATATGTAGTATTTAATAATTGATTATTTTCTTCAAAAATGCGCAAACAAGGTAACGCTGCATCATCATCGTTTTGCTTCGAAACAACTCCACGTCGCCCATCAGATAATAGTAAAATGCTTCCGTTTGGATAATGGACAACACTCTTTTTCAATGCGTCGACTACTTTGGCATCAAACATCGTCCCTCTCCCCGCCTCGATAATTTCGATTCCTTGAGAAGGAATCATTTTTTTTCGATATACTCGATTTGAAGTAACGGCGTCAAATACATCAGCAACTGCAATGACTTTCGCAAATGGATGGATTTCATAATCTACTAGTGCTCTCGGGTAGCCACTACCATCAATTCTTTCATGATGCTGGAATGCACAATGAGCAACGAGTAACGATACAGTATGTAAATTTCTTAAAATATCAAATCCTGATCGTGCATGCTGTTTCATCGTTTCAAATTCTTCGTTTGTTAAACGACCTGGTTTAAATAAAATCTCTGAAGGTGTCACCATTTTACCTACATCATGCAAGATGGCACCAATTCCGATTGTTCTTAAGTCACTCTCTGAATAGCCCATTTCTTTTGCGATCGCAAGTGAATAAAGTGTCACTTGAAATGAATGTTGGTAAATATAATCGTCGTACAGCAATGTGTCTGACAAGATCATTAAAATTTCTTCATTATTAAGAATGGAATCTAGTAAATTATCCACAAGATTTCCAATTTCTTTTGTTTGTTTTTCGATGACCAGCGATGCGGATTTTTGATCTAAACCCTTTATTTTATTGAAGGCGTTGGTAATTTGTTTGATAGCTTTTTTTCGAACAGCTATAGGGACTGTTTCTTCAATTTCAATCCCTTGCGATATTTTGTCTTCAATATACACATATTGAATGTCTAACTGTTTTAATCTACTAATAAGTCCATCTGTAACAACGACATCCTTTTGAATTAGAGGAAGCCCTGCCTCATTCAAAATTTGTCTACCGATTACCATTCCTGTTTTAAGCACATTGATTGATATTAAACGCATTCATTTTTACCTCAATTCCTGTGTTTGAAAGTACATTCTAACGATAATTATAATGAATTAAACTAACCTTTTACCATATTCAATTAAGATATCTCTTAAGAATAAAGGCAAAAAATATTTTTTCTTAGCATATTTAAAATTGGGAAAGAAATATCCAAAAGTAAACATATCCAACGTGGCTAGTTTATAATTTTTCTCTATATCTACAACTTCATTATTTACAAGAAGCTCTCTCTGTTTATTCATTGAAAATTCATAAGTGAGCATTTTACCGAAAATGGACCCTCTAAATCCTAGCCCCTTTAACTCTAATAGTGGCCATTTTTCATTTTGGGCTTGTAGATAAACTTCTTTTAATTCTTTTCCTGATAATTCAATAACACATATATTTATCGGATGAGGTAAGATTTTATGAATATCATAATTGGTAATTGTTCCTTTTTTAAGACAATCCAGAAAAATCCCTGCATTGAACATAGTACAGTCGGCTTTCGTAAAATCAAGTACAGCCTCAGCAAAAAACTTGGCTAGCTGTGAATAATGAAACCATTCTTTATTATAGTTTTTATTCGTTTGGAAAATTGGTGTTTGCAAGAGCTGCTTTCCTTGTTCAGTGAGTTTTGCCTGGAATAATGCTTCTCCTTCTGTTTCTGGTAGGATGGCATTTTCTATAACCTCTTCCTTTTTCTTTAGTAAAGTTCTAGTAGTATGATCAAATTGAAGGGTCAAATGACCTGTATACATCCCAAATTTGCCGCAACCTGTTAACAATACGTTATTAACTACTTTTCCTTCTTCCAACAAATGATGTGTATGTGATCCGAAAATGACATCTATACTGGGACACTCATCTGCTAGTAATTCATCTTCTGAGAGTCCTAGGTGGGACAAGCATACGAGTATATCTACCTGTTCTTTTAATAGATTTGCCGAGTGTACTAGTGCTTCACGTGGCTCAGTAATATGCCAGTTTAACTCTTTATAAAAGACATCAAAAAAAGCGGTTGCTCCAATAACTCCAATCTTTGTTCCATATTTAGTTTGTAAAATAGTATGAGGTTTTAGCCATTCGGGTCTACTTCCTGTCATGGGCTCGATATTTCCGACAACCACCTCGAAATTTGCCTCATTATAGAGCTCATGTAATTCTTCATAGGCTAAAGTAATTCCCTCATTATTGCCTATCGTAACTACATCATATTCGGCATCGTTTAATAATCGGACATTGCCTTTACCAAGAGTGGCTTCTGAATATATATTAGATCGGTCGAGATGATCGCCAATATCAAATAAAAAGCTTGGCTCCCCTGCTCTTGAAAATTCCAAACGTTGGGTTTTAATAAACTCCTGCATTCTTTGCCAATATTCGAAATGGCTATGTATATCATTGGTGTGGAAAATATGAATTGTCTCAAGCAAACAGATCACCTCCTAAAAAATACTATTATACGCTTTCCTAGTTAACCAAAATTCGCAGCAAGTTAAAGCAGTCCCTCTATGATGGAGCGGATACCTATTAAGAACATAACAATTTGTAATACTAGGACAATTGTTTTTGACTGCATTCGTTTATTTAAAGCTGCACCAACTTTTGCCCCAATGTATGCACCTACAATAACTGGGATGGTATAGATCCAAGGTACATTCCCTAAATATATATGGCTTGCAGAATTGACGATTGAGGATAAAAACACATTGAACATGGATGTTGCAACTGCGATATGCGGTGGAAACAAGAATAATAAGACCATTGCGGGTACAAGTAATGAACCTCCGCCAATGCCAAATAGCCCAGACACCATACCTACTACAAAGGTAAACAAAACTGCAAACCAAATTGGATAGCCATAAACAAACTCATTTCCCTCTTGATCGATAAATTGCGTATTCTTTCCATGTTCAACAAACCATTGAATCGGTCTTAATTTATCTCGAATAAATAATAATATTGATAAAAGCACTAGAAATATCCCAAAATATAAGTTAAATGAAGGCAAATCTAAGCCTTTGTTTAACCATGCACCTACCATAGTACCTGGGATACTGCCTATGAAAAAGATAAAGCCACTTTTAAAATCGACTTGTTTATTTTTCATATAGGAGAGTGTTGAAGAAAGTCCTATAAAGATCATCATCACAACAGATAATCCAACTACACTTTGTGGCGTTATCTCTGGAAAATAACCAAGATTAATGCCGACGAACAATGTCGCGGGGATTAAAATAACCCCACCGCCCAACCCTACAAGGGAACCTAATATACCTGATGCTAAGGCAATGATTGCCAGTAATACATACTCCATCAAAACTCTCCTTCAAAGAAATCGAGCTGCTTTGGGGAAAGTCCATCAAAGTCAAGGTCTAACATTCGTTGTAAGGCTTTCGCATTATCTGCTGCATGATGCCCCGAATTATTATTAAAAAGGACATATACCTCCTTACAAAGCTGCTCTAAATTTCGAATTTTATTTGCCATATCTGTTAGCTCTTCTTTGTTATAGTCATACAGAAATCGTACCTCTCTCCAATTTTCCGTAGATCCTGAATTACGCCATCCATATACGTTTCTACCATGTATTCTAACTAGAGACTTGTCATGTGTTGCTTCTGCGACAAAGGGGACCGAACCTACGCCGGCTTGAGGTTCATCACAAACAGTGTGTATGAATCCAAGGTCTCTTAGGAATTGAATGGTTTCATGCTTTCTTTCCTCGCTATACCAAGTTCTGTTTCGAAATTCAATTGCAATTGGAAAGTCTTCAAGCTGCTGTTTAACATAACGGATATAGTTTACATTTTTCACCGAGCAATCAAACCAAGGTGGAAACTGTACTAATATCATCGCCAATTTATTGGCATTTTGAAAAGCACGCGCACATTGTCGGAAGGCATCAAACATTTCACTGCGTGTTTCATAAGGATTGTCATCTCTTAAATGCCCTGTCATCCCTTGATAGGTTTTTACAATAAATCGAAAGGAATCCGGTGTTTCATTGACCCATTTTTCAATATTTTGCAGGGATGGAATGGCATAAAAAGATGTATCTAGCTCAACTATTGGAAAGTGGCTACTATAATCAAAAAGCTTATCGCGCCGAGTTGAATTTGTACGATAAATAGAAGGATGATCTCCCCATCCTGTTAAACCAATTTTTATCATATTCTATTCCTCTATTTTACCTTATTTTCATTTTCTTTATGTATTATCCATGTATTCTCTAATTAAAGTATAAACGATTTAACTTAGAAAATCACAGCTCAACCAATAGTGAAAAAAATCCTTTTGCTTATTGCGAAAGTTAAAAAATGTACCTTCTTTATAAAAAAAAGTTCGATTACGCGAAGGGGCGTTAACCGAACTTTTTTTAAAATTACCTATTTTAATTAGACCGGAATCTCATTTACTTAAACGTATTTTTTCACTTTTTTCGATTTGTACAACATTGTCATCATGAACCACAAGGGTAATGGAACCATAACTCATTGTTGTCAGCATTTTCTCTATATTTTTTAAAACTAATTGGACATTTTCATGTTTCTTACTCATTCACATCTTCCCTTCCCTGAAGTATATAACTTTATTGGCTCTTAATTACAGTATCCCTATTAAATTACTATGTTATTAAAAAATATAATGGGCTAATTAATCTGTTTTATTTTATAAGATTCAATTTTTTGTAATTCATTGTTTAAACGGTTTAGGACCACATCTTGAATCTTATACTCCCCGCTTCCTAATCTTTCTACCTGTTGATCGAGGACAAAGACAGTATTTAGTATTTCTGTAGCACCTAATACAGACAAAACGGGCTTCAGTGAATACTCAACTGCTAACAAATGTCCGATTGAACCTCCTATGGCTATTGGTACAATTGTTTTATTTTCTAGACCTTTTTGAGGGATTAAGTCTAAGTAGGTTTTCAGTATTCCGGTATAAGATGCTTTAAAGATAGGTGTAAGAATAAATACAATTTCTGCATCTGTCACTTTCTTATTTGCTATTGCAATTTCTTCACTTGAAAAATTAGCAGTTATTAAATCGTCTGCAGGCAATTCATGTATATAAATCGATTCTGCTGAAATTCCTGCTACTTCTAGATAGTTTTCAATATATTCATGAATACCTGTTAATCGTGATGCTCTCTTATTATTTCCATTTATTAATACTGCTTGAACCATTTGCAATCACTCCTTCAAATGAAATATTGAACTAAAAAACAAAAGACTACATCCTCTTTTTGGAAGATGTAGCCTTTAGTGGTCTAATCAGCTAATGAATATGCAGTTTTTTGATTTAGTTTATATTTAATACCTAAAAAATCAATAATTAAAACCGATAATTCTTATAAGAATAGTTTACTATTTAATAATAGGAAGTCAATATTTTTTTGTAATAATTGGAAGCTTCGAATAACAAACTAACACCAATCCTATTTCGCATATGGATTAAATTCATTAGTATATAAATCTTTTGCAGAAATCTTTCCTGCTTCAAGCTCTCCATTTTTTATAAGCCAATCAATCCATATACTATATTCTGATTCTTTTATAAGGCCGCCTTTTTCAGCAATACCTGAACTTTTCCAAAACCTCATATAGTCTGTTGTTTGGTTGCCCTCTCGCTTACTAATAATTTTCTCAAAACGTGCAATTACATCCTTTGCTGGTTTCATTTGTGCCCAGTCAATTGCCTTGGCAACCCCTTCAGTAAATGTCTTAACAGTCGTTGGGTTTTCTTTAATATATTTTACTGTGAAGAAATAATCTCCTGCTGTAAATTCTCCTCCAAATACATCTATATCTCTAAATAGTTCTGTAATCTCTCCACGTTCCAATGCCAAGTCCCTTCCTATACCGCTCAGCTGTACCGCATCAAGTTGATTATTCCTTAATGATTGCTCCGCATTCGAACTAGGAATTGTAACCAGCTGAACTTCGGCAATTTCTTCCTCAGTCAAATTATTTTGACGTAGAAAATCCTTGATAACAAACTCTGCGTGTGCTCCTAATGTATTGACTCCAATCTTTTTACCAATTAAGTCTTTCGCGGATTGTATGCCGGAATCTTCTAATACATAAACACCCATATAAGTATATTCATCACTACCATATGATCCAACGACAGACTTTAGCTTTGCCCCTTTCGAAACAGCCTTTACAATGGCTCCATTAAATGCTGAACCAAAATCTATTTCACCAGTTCCTGTTAATTGAATACTCTCTGGCCCCCCAGAACCGGTACCAATATCCTCTAAAGTAAGATCACCTAGATATCCTAAATCAGCAGCTAATTCAGGGTAACTTACAGTACTTGGAGTACCTTGATATTGCAATACTTTATCTTCTCCTTTTTGTGCAGAAGCTCCACCAGCCTTAGAAGAACAACCAACTAGAAGGCCACCAATTAGCATTGAAACTAAGATAAATAATGCCCTTTTTGTATTCTTTTCCATAGTTACTCTCCTCTTATTTATGCATTTTGAGATTGTTTTTTACTTGGATTTATTGGTACAGCTAGCCCTAGATTCTCACGCAAGGTAGTACCTTCATATTCTGTACGGAATAAACCTCGTTGTTGTAGTTCCGGGATAACTAAATTAACGATATCATTTAGTCCTTCTGGGAAAGTTGGTGGCATAATATTAAAACCATCTGCACCATCATTTAAAAACCATTCTTCAAGTTGATCTGCTATTTGTTTAGGCGTCCCAACAATTTCTCGATGCCCACGTGCGCCAGCAATATGTTCATATAGTTCGCGCAAAGTCTTTAAATTTTCACGTTCGGCAATAGCTCTAACTATATTTGCTCGAATTTGAGGATTCGTTTTATCTTCAATTTCTGTATTTTCTTGAGGGATTGGATCATTCGGGTTAGAACCTCTAACATCAATTCCTAAAAATGCGGACAAATAAGCCAATCCCGTTTCAGGTAATATAAAGCTATTTAATTGTTTGCGTTTTAAGATGGCTTCTTCTTCTGTTTTAGCCACCGTGATGAATACACCAGGCATAATTTTTAAATCCTCTTCCTGCCGACCGTATTTAGCAAGACGTCCTTTTACATCTCGATAGAATTTTTGTGCATCCTCTAATGTTTGCCATGCTGTAAAAATAACTTCAGCAGATTTAGCAGCTAATTCTTTTCCGGCTTCAGAAGAACCCGCCTGCACAATGACTGGATGTCCTTGCGGTGTTGATGGGGTATCCAATGTACCTTGTAATTTAAACCATTTGCCTTCATGATTCACTGGGCTAACCTTTTCAATGTTTAAGAATTGACCTTTTTCCTTGTCGACAACCAATGCCTCCCCATCAATCGAGAACCATAATTTTTTCACCACATCCAGAAATTCATCTGCA is drawn from Lysinibacillus sp. SGAir0095 and contains these coding sequences:
- the ssuE gene encoding NADPH-dependent FMN reductase → MVQAVLINGNNKRASRLTGIHEYIENYLEVAGISAESIYIHELPADDLITANFSSEEIAIANKKVTDAEIVFILTPIFKASYTGILKTYLDLIPQKGLENKTIVPIAIGGSIGHLLAVEYSLKPVLSVLGATEILNTVFVLDQQVERLGSGEYKIQDVVLNRLNNELQKIESYKIKQIN
- a CDS encoding ABC transporter substrate-binding protein; protein product: MEKNTKRALFILVSMLIGGLLVGCSSKAGGASAQKGEDKVLQYQGTPSTVSYPELAADLGYLGDLTLEDIGTGSGGPESIQLTGTGEIDFGSAFNGAIVKAVSKGAKLKSVVGSYGSDEYTYMGVYVLEDSGIQSAKDLIGKKIGVNTLGAHAEFVIKDFLRQNNLTEEEIAEVQLVTIPSSNAEQSLRNNQLDAVQLSGIGRDLALERGEITELFRDIDVFGGEFTAGDYFFTVKYIKENPTTVKTFTEGVAKAIDWAQMKPAKDVIARFEKIISKREGNQTTDYMRFWKSSGIAEKGGLIKESEYSIWIDWLIKNGELEAGKISAKDLYTNEFNPYAK
- a CDS encoding LLM class flavin-dependent oxidoreductase codes for the protein MVKKQMKLGAFINLPGQHVASWRYEGTESERILELDYLVELARIAERGKFDTIFFADVFGTPIAENAPSGIKLDPLIIISALAAVTNKIGLTATLTTTYNEPFHVARRFAAIDHLSGGRAAWNVVTSNNNFESLLFGKEKHLAHADRYERADEFLDVVKKLWFSIDGEALVVDKEKGQFLNIEKVSPVNHEGKWFKLQGTLDTPSTPQGHPVIVQAGSSEAGKELAAKSAEVIFTAWQTLEDAQKFYRDVKGRLAKYGRQEEDLKIMPGVFITVAKTEEEAILKRKQLNSFILPETGLAYLSAFLGIDVRGSNPNDPIPQENTEIEDKTNPQIRANIVRAIAERENLKTLRELYEHIAGARGHREIVGTPKQIADQLEEWFLNDGADGFNIMPPTFPEGLNDIVNLVIPELQQRGLFRTEYEGTTLRENLGLAVPINPSKKQSQNA